In Gossypium arboreum isolate Shixiya-1 chromosome 5, ASM2569848v2, whole genome shotgun sequence, a single genomic region encodes these proteins:
- the LOC108469238 gene encoding uncharacterized protein LOC108469238: MKGRETKGAPSADLLVCFPSRAHLTLMPPKPICSPARSSEPNKRHHHHHHHHHHHHHHRLLKKSSTRKGCGAGGQASPLLWAKNKQMGSEITEPTSPKVTCAGQIKVRSKTSSCKSWQSVMEEIERIHNCRKQKKRLSWVDSLGFKKEVMQFLTCLRAIRFDFRCFGSFPQSDITTDDEDEDEDEDEDEDEEPQENHNYVQGNETSRTVFSKWFMVLQENQNNGLYKEESKEQESSLDHVDDQAAAVPPANALLLMRCRSAPAKSWLEEANRVEEVEEDQGDKQECKRKDEEKRKNLRSLMEEENRKAKESLVVMKYDPDFYEISSDIAQETWLVGGMKDHLSRSRSWKR, from the coding sequence ATGAAAGGAAGAGAAACCAAAGGAGCCCCTTCAGCAGATTTGCTAGTATGTTTCCCATCTCGAGCCCATCTCACACTAATGCCGCCAAAGCCCATTTGTAGTCCTGCAAGGTCATCAGAACCCAATAAgcgccaccaccaccaccaccaccaccaccaccaccaccaccaccaccgtcTCCTTAAGAAATCAAGCACCAGAAAAGGTTGTGGAGCTGGCGGCCAAGCTAGCCCTCTCCTATGGGCTAAAAACAAGCAAATGGGATCCGAGATCACGGAACCAACCTCCCCGAAAGTCACATGCGCCGGACAGATCAAAGTCAGGTCTAAGACAAGCTCGTGCAAAAGTTGGCAATCAGTGATGGAAGAGATCGAAAGAATTCACAACTGCAGGAAACAAAAAAAGAGACTAAGTTGGGTGGACTCACTCGGTTTCAAAAAAGAAGTCATGCAGTTCTTAACGTGCTTGCGCGCCATTCGTTTCGATTTTCGATGTTTCGGGTCTTTTCCTCAATCTGACATCACCACTGACGATGAggatgaagatgaagatgaagatgaagatgaagatgaagaacCCCAAGAAAACCACAATTACGTACAAGGCAATGAGACATCAAGAACCGTCTTTTCCAAATGGTTCATGGTCCTGCAGGAGAATCAAAACAACGGGCTTTACAAAGAAGAAAGCAAAGAACAAGAGAGCTCCCTCGATCATGTTGATGATCAAGCTGCTGCAGTCCCACCTGCAAATGCTCTCTTGCTTATGCGTTGTCGATCCGCTCCTGCTAAGAGCTGGTTAGAAGAAGCTAACAGGGTGGAAGAGGTCGAGGAAGATCAAGGAGACAAACAAGAGTGCAAGAGGAAAgacgaggaaaaaagaaaaaatttgaggTCTTTAATGGAAGAAGAAAACAGGAAGGCGAAAGAGAGCTTAGTAGTGATGAAATACGACCCTGATTTCTACGAAATTTCATCTGATATAGCCCAAGAGACATGGCTTGTTGGTGGAATGAAAGATCATTTATCCCGAAGCCGAAGTTGGAAGAGatga